In Cupriavidus taiwanensis, the following are encoded in one genomic region:
- a CDS encoding aspartate/glutamate racemase family protein, with translation MPDILLINPNTSTATTQMMVGIAQAWLAQHLAAAPAVVGATAARGAPMIVDDADLAVATTSMGDADLLRQARLAGGVIVGAFGDPGLDALRAQLAVPVVGIGEAAMHAAAAGGRRFGIATTTPRLAASIESAVSRHGLQAWFTGVRFTDGDPRALGNAPQQQEEQLGGAVQACIDDGAQAVIIGGGPLGEAARALGQRFSVPVIGPIPAACEALARAMRLAWRQGPAASPAAAAADAAGT, from the coding sequence ATGCCCGATATCCTGCTGATCAACCCGAATACTTCCACCGCCACCACGCAGATGATGGTTGGCATTGCGCAGGCCTGGCTCGCGCAGCACCTGGCCGCCGCGCCGGCCGTGGTGGGTGCGACGGCCGCGCGCGGGGCGCCGATGATCGTCGACGATGCCGATCTGGCGGTGGCCACCACCTCGATGGGCGATGCCGACCTGCTGCGCCAGGCCCGCCTGGCTGGCGGCGTGATCGTCGGTGCCTTCGGCGACCCCGGCCTGGACGCGCTGCGCGCGCAGCTGGCGGTGCCGGTGGTGGGCATCGGCGAGGCCGCGATGCATGCCGCCGCGGCGGGCGGGCGGCGCTTCGGCATCGCCACCACCACGCCGCGGCTGGCGGCGTCGATCGAGTCCGCGGTGAGCCGGCACGGGCTGCAGGCCTGGTTCACCGGCGTGCGCTTCACCGATGGCGATCCGCGCGCGCTGGGCAACGCGCCGCAACAACAGGAAGAACAACTCGGGGGCGCCGTGCAGGCGTGTATCGACGATGGCGCGCAGGCCGTGATCATCGGCGGCGGGCCGCTGGGCGAGGCCGCGCGCGCGCTGGGACAGCGCTTCTCGGTACCGGTGATCGGGCCCATCCCTGCGGCCTGCGAGGCGCTGGCCCGTGCCATGCGGCTGGCCTGGCGCCAGGGGCCGGCGGCATCGCCGGCTGCGGCTGCGGCGGATGCCGCTGGAACGTAA
- the soxB gene encoding thiosulfohydrolase SoxB has product MNRREFLQVLAIAGAGGMTFPHQDAHAAQAAEAMYELPRFGNVHLLHFTDCHAQLRPVYFREPNVNLGIGDYAGKPPHLVGEALLRHYGIRPGTPQAHAFTYLDFNEAARRYGKVGGFAHLATLVKRLKAGRPGALLLDGGDTWQGSATALWTKGQDMVDAALALGVDVMTPHWEMTLGAERVREIVDKDFKGKVAFLAQNIKTNDFGDPVFDPYVIREINGVPVAIIGQAFPYTPIANPRYFVPDWTFGIQEENLQQVIDAARGKGAQAVVLLSHNGMDVDLKLASRVRGLDAILGGHTHDGVPAPVPVKNAGGTTLVTNAGSNGKFLGVLDFDVKGGKVADFRYRLLPVFANYLPADPAMDALISKVRAPYEQKLGEVLAVNRGLLYRRGNFNGTFDQLILDGLMQVQGAQIAFSPGFRWGTTLLPGQAITMEHLMDQTAITYPYTTVTQMSGATIKTILEDVADNLFNPDPYYQQGGDMVRVGGLQYTIDPAAGMGKRITDMRLAGKPLDAARTYKVAGWAPVAEEAREAGGAPIWDVMAQWLRSTREVSARPLNLPRVRGMDGNAGIAA; this is encoded by the coding sequence ATGAACCGACGCGAGTTCCTGCAGGTGCTGGCCATCGCCGGCGCCGGCGGCATGACATTCCCCCACCAGGATGCGCACGCCGCGCAGGCGGCCGAGGCCATGTACGAGCTGCCGCGCTTCGGCAACGTCCACCTGCTGCATTTCACCGACTGCCACGCGCAGCTGCGGCCGGTGTACTTCCGCGAGCCCAACGTCAACCTCGGCATCGGCGACTATGCCGGCAAGCCGCCGCACCTGGTCGGCGAGGCGCTGCTGCGCCATTACGGTATCCGCCCCGGCACGCCGCAGGCGCATGCGTTCACGTATCTCGATTTCAACGAGGCTGCGCGCCGCTACGGCAAGGTCGGCGGCTTTGCGCACCTGGCCACGCTGGTGAAACGGCTCAAGGCCGGGCGCCCGGGCGCCTTGCTGCTGGACGGCGGCGATACCTGGCAGGGTTCCGCTACCGCGCTGTGGACCAAGGGCCAGGACATGGTCGACGCCGCGCTGGCGCTGGGCGTGGACGTGATGACGCCGCACTGGGAAATGACGCTGGGCGCCGAGCGCGTCAGGGAGATCGTCGACAAGGACTTCAAGGGCAAGGTCGCCTTCCTGGCGCAGAACATCAAGACCAACGACTTCGGCGACCCGGTGTTCGACCCGTACGTGATCCGCGAGATCAACGGCGTGCCGGTGGCCATCATCGGCCAGGCGTTCCCGTACACCCCCATCGCCAACCCGCGCTATTTCGTGCCGGACTGGACCTTCGGCATCCAGGAAGAAAACCTGCAGCAAGTCATCGACGCCGCGCGCGGCAAGGGGGCACAGGCAGTGGTGCTGCTGTCGCACAACGGCATGGACGTCGACCTGAAGCTGGCCTCGCGCGTGCGCGGGCTCGACGCCATCCTCGGCGGCCACACCCATGACGGGGTGCCGGCGCCGGTGCCGGTAAAGAACGCCGGCGGCACCACGCTGGTCACCAATGCCGGCTCCAACGGCAAGTTCCTGGGGGTGCTCGATTTCGACGTGAAAGGCGGCAAGGTCGCGGATTTCCGCTACCGGCTGCTGCCGGTGTTCGCCAACTACCTGCCGGCGGACCCGGCCATGGACGCCCTCATCAGCAAGGTACGGGCGCCGTACGAACAGAAGCTTGGCGAAGTGCTCGCCGTCAACCGTGGCCTGCTGTACCGGCGCGGCAATTTCAACGGCACCTTCGACCAGCTGATCCTGGATGGCCTGATGCAGGTGCAGGGCGCGCAGATCGCGTTCTCGCCCGGCTTCCGCTGGGGCACCACGCTGCTGCCGGGGCAGGCCATCACCATGGAGCACCTGATGGACCAGACCGCCATCACCTATCCGTACACCACGGTGACGCAGATGAGCGGCGCGACCATCAAGACCATCCTCGAAGACGTGGCCGACAACCTGTTCAACCCGGACCCGTACTACCAGCAGGGCGGCGACATGGTGCGCGTCGGCGGCCTTCAGTACACCATCGACCCCGCCGCCGGCATGGGCAAGCGCATCACCGACATGCGCCTGGCCGGCAAGCCGCTGGACGCCGCCAGGACCTACAAGGTGGCCGGCTGGGCCCCCGTGGCCGAAGAAGCCCGCGAGGCCGGCGGCGCGCCCATCTGGGACGTGATGGCGCAGTGGCTGCGCAGCACCCGCGAAGTCAGCGCCCGCCCGCTGAACCTGCCGCGCGTACGCGGCATGGACGGCAACGCCGGCATCGCGGCGTGA
- a CDS encoding redoxin family protein yields the protein MRAPAMLLRALLAAGLLLAAAGAAALEVGDTVRLPEVRTLDGRTLSAAALAGKPLVVEYWATWCPFCAMQNPRLQKLYERTRGTPLQVLAISIDKDPREAADYMTKRGYTFPATMDSAALQAVFGKRKGLPELYVIDARGRVVQKEVGEMLEEDVAALERYARP from the coding sequence GTGCGCGCGCCCGCCATGCTGCTGCGCGCGCTGCTGGCTGCGGGCCTGCTGCTGGCCGCGGCCGGCGCCGCCGCGCTGGAAGTGGGCGACACCGTGCGCCTGCCCGAGGTCCGCACTCTCGACGGCCGCACGCTGAGCGCGGCCGCGCTGGCCGGCAAGCCGCTGGTGGTCGAATACTGGGCCACGTGGTGCCCGTTCTGCGCGATGCAGAACCCGCGCCTGCAGAAGCTGTACGAGCGCACGCGCGGCACGCCGCTGCAGGTGCTGGCCATCAGCATCGACAAGGACCCGCGCGAGGCCGCCGACTACATGACCAAGCGCGGCTACACCTTCCCCGCGACCATGGATTCCGCCGCGCTGCAGGCGGTGTTCGGCAAGCGCAAGGGACTGCCGGAGCTGTACGTGATCGACGCGCGCGGCCGCGTGGTGCAGAAGGAAGTGGGCGAAATGCTCGAAGAAGACGTGGCCGCGCTGGAGCGCTACGCCAGGCCATAG
- the soxX gene encoding sulfur oxidation c-type cytochrome SoxX, with the protein MQRHNQAVAVAALAALLATGALAQDNAKARPAKGKPAAVSGADMKHLIEDSFASRGPVTVEGVLNQDGMQQACSQYPDRSKVPAKLAKKIEAAELKQVKYPADDKWLGDWKEGEKVAQNGRGMQFTDQVGGTNGGNCYACHQMTKAEISFGNIGPSLYQYGKLRGNSQDVIKYTWGKIWDSSAYAACSNMPRFGHKGILTEAQIRDVMALLLDPASPVNQ; encoded by the coding sequence ATGCAACGACACAACCAGGCAGTGGCCGTCGCGGCCCTGGCCGCCTTGCTGGCAACCGGCGCGCTTGCGCAGGACAACGCGAAGGCCCGCCCCGCCAAGGGCAAGCCCGCCGCCGTCAGCGGCGCCGACATGAAGCACCTGATCGAAGACTCGTTCGCGTCGCGCGGCCCGGTCACGGTCGAGGGCGTGCTGAACCAGGACGGCATGCAGCAGGCCTGCAGCCAGTACCCGGACCGCAGCAAGGTGCCGGCCAAGTTGGCGAAGAAGATCGAGGCCGCCGAGCTGAAGCAGGTCAAGTACCCCGCCGACGACAAATGGCTGGGCGACTGGAAGGAGGGCGAGAAGGTCGCCCAGAACGGCCGCGGCATGCAGTTCACCGACCAGGTCGGCGGCACCAATGGCGGCAACTGCTACGCCTGCCACCAGATGACCAAGGCCGAGATCTCGTTCGGCAATATCGGCCCGTCGCTGTACCAGTACGGCAAGCTGCGCGGCAACTCGCAGGACGTCATCAAGTACACCTGGGGCAAGATCTGGGACTCCAGCGCCTACGCCGCCTGCTCCAACATGCCGCGCTTCGGCCACAAGGGCATCCTGACCGAGGCCCAGATCCGCGACGTGATGGCGCTGCTGCTCGACCCGGCGTCGCCGGTCAACCAGTAA
- the soxA gene encoding sulfur oxidation c-type cytochrome SoxA gives MKPIRSLARRAALALAATAAAAAAAAVHAQGSTADEIAKYRQMLAEGNPAELWEAAGEELWKKPAGPKNASLEQCDLGKGPGVTKGAYAELPRYFKDTNKVMDLEQRLAHCRMTLQGLTREEATKNPFSSSGKPSEIERLVAYLTGESRGVKMNVQLSHPEEKRTYALGEKMFFYRGGAYDFACATCHAVDGQRIRLQDLPNLLTDKGAQAAYTTWPAYRVSQGEVRTMQHRLYDCLRQQRFPEPAYGSDVITALTMFLAKNANGGTYDGPAMKR, from the coding sequence ATGAAACCGATCCGAAGCCTGGCCCGGCGCGCTGCACTGGCGCTGGCCGCCACCGCGGCGGCCGCAGCCGCTGCCGCCGTGCACGCGCAGGGCAGCACCGCCGACGAAATCGCCAAGTACCGCCAGATGCTGGCCGAAGGCAATCCCGCCGAGCTGTGGGAAGCCGCCGGCGAAGAGCTGTGGAAGAAGCCCGCCGGCCCGAAGAACGCCTCGCTCGAGCAATGCGACCTGGGCAAGGGCCCGGGCGTGACCAAGGGCGCCTACGCCGAGCTGCCGCGCTACTTCAAGGACACCAACAAGGTGATGGACCTGGAGCAGCGGCTGGCCCACTGCCGCATGACGCTGCAGGGCCTGACCCGGGAAGAAGCGACGAAAAACCCGTTCTCGTCATCGGGCAAGCCGTCCGAGATCGAACGGCTGGTGGCCTACCTGACCGGCGAGTCGCGCGGCGTGAAGATGAACGTGCAGCTCAGCCATCCGGAAGAAAAGCGCACCTATGCGCTGGGCGAGAAGATGTTCTTCTACCGCGGCGGCGCCTATGACTTTGCCTGCGCCACCTGCCATGCGGTGGACGGCCAGCGCATCCGCCTGCAGGACCTGCCCAACCTGCTGACCGACAAGGGCGCGCAGGCGGCCTACACCACCTGGCCGGCGTACCGCGTGTCGCAGGGCGAGGTCCGCACCATGCAGCACCGCCTGTACGACTGCCTGCGCCAGCAGCGCTTTCCCGAACCCGCCTATGGCTCGGACGTGATCACCGCGCTGACCATGTTCCTGGCCAAGAACGCCAACGGCGGCACCTACGACGGCCCGGCGATGAAGCGCTGA
- a CDS encoding DsrE family protein, with product MRRAFIRASAALAAIGLAAKASAQSGQSAQAGTGKGGRVKVVYQLSEGIDQAVRAMGNLRNHLNGAPGTRIVVVAFGYGVDFLVEGAKDARGNGFDSPVGALAAEGVEFRVCRNTLTARKISESQLLMEAKVVQAGVVEIARLQAEEGYAYIKP from the coding sequence ATGCGGCGAGCATTTATTCGAGCATCGGCGGCCCTGGCCGCGATCGGCCTGGCGGCGAAGGCCTCGGCACAGTCCGGCCAGTCGGCACAGGCTGGTACGGGCAAGGGCGGACGCGTCAAGGTGGTGTACCAGCTGTCGGAAGGCATCGACCAGGCGGTGCGCGCGATGGGCAACCTGCGCAACCACCTGAATGGCGCCCCCGGCACCAGGATCGTGGTGGTCGCGTTCGGCTATGGCGTCGACTTCCTGGTCGAAGGCGCCAAGGACGCGCGCGGCAACGGCTTCGACAGCCCGGTGGGCGCGCTGGCCGCCGAAGGCGTGGAGTTCCGCGTGTGCCGCAATACGCTGACCGCGCGCAAGATCAGCGAATCGCAGCTGTTGATGGAAGCCAAGGTGGTCCAGGCCGGCGTGGTCGAGATTGCCCGCCTGCAGGCCGAGGAAGGCTACGCGTATATCAAGCCCTGA
- the soxZ gene encoding thiosulfate oxidation carrier complex protein SoxZ, producing the protein MADPMRVRATENGGVVDVKILMKHDMETGQRKDASGKVIPAWHIQTVTAQCKGKEVFRAQFGPAVSKDPFLNFKFKGGAKGDKVAVTWIDNKGDKRTDEATIA; encoded by the coding sequence ATGGCAGACCCGATGCGCGTACGCGCCACCGAAAACGGCGGCGTGGTGGACGTCAAGATTCTGATGAAGCACGACATGGAGACCGGCCAGCGCAAGGATGCGTCCGGCAAGGTCATCCCGGCCTGGCATATCCAGACCGTGACCGCCCAGTGCAAGGGCAAGGAAGTGTTCCGCGCCCAGTTCGGCCCGGCGGTGTCGAAGGACCCGTTCCTGAACTTCAAGTTCAAGGGCGGCGCCAAGGGCGACAAGGTCGCGGTGACCTGGATCGACAACAAGGGCGACAAGCGTACCGACGAGGCCACCATCGCCTGA
- the soxY gene encoding thiosulfate oxidation carrier protein SoxY, translated as MNSKRREVLRVTAVLSLMAATGLISEAQAAEWNKNAFDGKSVADVIKALGGSGTEKSTAITFNAPDIAENGAVVPVAVTSTLPDTEQIAILVEKNPNTLAADFIIPAGTEPFVSTRVKMGQTSVVHAAVKAGGKWYVASKEIKVTLGGCGG; from the coding sequence ATGAATTCCAAACGACGAGAAGTGCTGCGGGTCACCGCTGTCCTGTCGCTGATGGCCGCCACCGGCCTGATCAGCGAAGCGCAGGCGGCCGAGTGGAACAAGAACGCCTTTGACGGCAAGAGCGTTGCCGACGTGATCAAGGCGCTCGGCGGCAGCGGCACCGAGAAAAGCACCGCCATCACCTTCAACGCCCCCGATATCGCCGAGAACGGCGCCGTGGTGCCGGTGGCCGTGACCAGCACCCTCCCGGATACCGAGCAGATCGCGATCCTGGTGGAAAAGAACCCCAACACGCTGGCCGCCGACTTCATCATCCCGGCCGGCACCGAGCCGTTCGTCTCCACGCGCGTGAAGATGGGCCAGACCTCGGTGGTGCACGCCGCGGTCAAGGCCGGCGGCAAGTGGTACGTGGCATCGAAGGAAATCAAGGTCACGCTGGGCGGCTGCGGCGGCTGA
- a CDS encoding c-type cytochrome, translating to MKQFVIAALMLGAAASAHAVDAAKAQEIANKNACMGCHQVDKKLVGPSYKEVAAKYKGDKNALATLSKKVKSGGSGVWGPVPMPANAAISDADLKTVVEWVLAGAPAK from the coding sequence ATGAAGCAGTTTGTCATCGCAGCGCTGATGCTCGGCGCCGCCGCATCGGCCCACGCGGTCGATGCCGCCAAGGCACAGGAGATCGCCAACAAGAACGCCTGCATGGGTTGCCACCAGGTCGACAAGAAGCTGGTCGGCCCCTCCTACAAGGAAGTGGCGGCCAAGTACAAGGGCGACAAGAACGCCCTGGCGACCCTGAGCAAGAAGGTCAAGAGCGGTGGCTCGGGCGTCTGGGGCCCGGTGCCGATGCCGGCCAACGCCGCCATCAGCGACGCCGACTTGAAGACCGTGGTCGAGTGGGTGCTGGCCGGCGCCCCCGCCAAGTAA
- a CDS encoding c-type cytochrome, giving the protein MSMWVELRIAAALALAAGCAAPAWAGTADARAALGRTATPAEVAAWDIDVRPDFQGLPKGSGTVAQGQKVWDGKCASCHGDFGESNEVFTPLVGGTTAEDIRRGRVAAMTGNQPYRTTLMKVSTVSTLWDYIHRAMPWNAPKSLSVNEVYAVTAYLLNLGEIVPADFALSDANIAEVQRRMPNRAGMTTDHGLWPGRGRPDTRNTACMSRCADQVSIASSMPDYARDAHGDLAQQQRAFGPVRGIAAAAAARPGGVAVAPAAPAPGARLASQYQCVACHAMDRKLVGPSFADIAGKYKGQDAHAALARKVKAGGQGAWGAVPMPPQPQIPDSDVQAMVGWILEAK; this is encoded by the coding sequence ATGTCCATGTGGGTTGAGCTTCGGATCGCCGCGGCGCTGGCACTGGCGGCCGGCTGCGCCGCGCCGGCATGGGCGGGCACGGCCGATGCGCGTGCGGCACTTGGCCGCACCGCCACGCCGGCCGAGGTGGCCGCGTGGGACATCGACGTGCGCCCGGACTTCCAGGGCCTGCCCAAGGGCAGCGGCACGGTCGCGCAGGGGCAGAAGGTCTGGGACGGCAAGTGCGCGTCGTGCCACGGCGACTTCGGCGAATCCAACGAGGTGTTCACGCCGCTGGTCGGCGGCACCACCGCCGAAGACATCCGGCGCGGACGCGTCGCCGCCATGACCGGCAACCAGCCGTACCGCACCACGCTGATGAAGGTCAGCACCGTCAGCACGCTGTGGGACTACATCCACCGCGCCATGCCGTGGAACGCGCCCAAGAGCCTGAGCGTGAACGAGGTCTATGCGGTCACCGCCTACCTGCTCAACCTGGGCGAGATCGTCCCGGCCGACTTCGCGCTGTCCGACGCCAATATCGCCGAGGTGCAGCGGCGCATGCCCAACCGCGCCGGCATGACCACCGATCACGGCCTGTGGCCGGGGCGCGGCCGGCCGGATACGCGCAACACCGCGTGCATGTCGCGCTGCGCGGACCAGGTTTCGATCGCTTCGTCGATGCCGGACTATGCCCGCGACGCCCACGGCGACCTGGCGCAGCAGCAGCGCGCCTTCGGCCCGGTGCGCGGCATCGCGGCCGCCGCCGCAGCCCGGCCAGGCGGCGTAGCCGTGGCGCCGGCGGCGCCCGCGCCCGGCGCGCGCCTGGCCAGCCAATACCAGTGCGTGGCCTGCCACGCGATGGACCGCAAACTGGTGGGGCCGTCGTTCGCCGACATCGCCGGCAAGTACAAGGGGCAGGATGCGCATGCGGCGCTGGCGCGCAAGGTCAAGGCGGGGGGGCAGGGCGCGTGGGGCGCGGTGCCGATGCCGCCGCAGCCGCAAATCCCGGATTCGGACGTACAGGCCATGGTGGGCTGGATTCTTGAGGCAAAATAG
- the soxC gene encoding sulfite dehydrogenase: MQERNRPGRIVPAPEHFVSASLQQDIGRHGLDAPRRDFLRKSFLGAAAGIAAATAGRQALAADGDPAILQPQPWATSLGQPVAARPYGQPSVHEKNLIRRESPGLTRVSAASVAFAPLQGFFGIITPNGLHFERHHQGWHDIDPARHRLMLNGLVRTPRVYTMDDLMRLPAVSRMHFIECGANTGMEWGNVAVPTVQYTHGMLSCCEFTGVPLRVLLDDAGADLRRGRYLLAEGGDGSSMTRTIPMELADEIIVAWGMNGEMLRPENGYPLRLVVPGVQGVSWVKWLRRLELGDQPWNAKDETIHYVDMMPDGKLRQYTSIQECKSVITTPSGGQQLVGKGFYNISGLAWSGRGRIKRVDVSTDGGRNWRTARLEAPVLSKCLTRFNLDWVWDGGASGPAILQSRAIDETGYVQPKLGQLRAVRGTRSIYHNNAIQSWQVAAGGEVTNVHVG, encoded by the coding sequence TTGCAGGAACGGAACCGGCCCGGGCGCATCGTGCCCGCGCCCGAGCACTTCGTCAGCGCATCGCTGCAGCAGGACATCGGCCGGCACGGCCTGGACGCGCCGCGGCGCGACTTCCTGCGCAAGAGCTTCCTGGGCGCCGCCGCGGGGATTGCCGCCGCCACGGCGGGCCGCCAGGCGCTGGCGGCCGACGGCGATCCCGCCATCCTGCAGCCTCAGCCCTGGGCCACGTCGCTGGGCCAGCCGGTGGCGGCGCGTCCGTACGGCCAGCCCTCTGTCCATGAGAAAAACCTGATCCGGCGCGAATCGCCGGGCCTGACGCGCGTCTCCGCTGCTTCGGTGGCCTTCGCGCCGCTGCAGGGCTTCTTCGGCATCATCACCCCCAACGGCCTGCATTTCGAGCGCCACCACCAGGGCTGGCACGATATCGACCCGGCCCGCCACCGCCTGATGCTCAACGGCCTGGTGCGCACGCCGCGCGTCTACACCATGGACGACCTGATGCGCCTGCCGGCGGTGTCGCGCATGCATTTCATCGAATGCGGCGCCAATACCGGCATGGAGTGGGGCAATGTCGCGGTGCCGACGGTGCAGTACACGCACGGCATGCTGTCGTGCTGCGAATTCACCGGCGTGCCGCTGCGCGTGCTGCTCGACGACGCCGGCGCCGACCTGCGCCGCGGCCGCTACCTGCTCGCCGAAGGCGGCGACGGCTCGTCGATGACGCGCACCATCCCGATGGAACTGGCCGACGAGATCATCGTCGCCTGGGGCATGAACGGCGAGATGCTGCGCCCGGAGAACGGCTACCCGCTGCGGCTGGTAGTGCCGGGCGTGCAGGGCGTGTCGTGGGTCAAGTGGCTGCGCCGGCTCGAACTGGGCGACCAGCCCTGGAACGCCAAGGACGAGACCATCCACTACGTCGACATGATGCCCGACGGCAAGCTGCGCCAGTACACCTCGATCCAGGAGTGCAAGTCGGTCATCACCACGCCGTCGGGCGGGCAGCAGCTGGTGGGCAAGGGCTTCTACAACATCAGCGGGCTGGCGTGGTCGGGGCGCGGGCGCATCAAGCGTGTCGATGTCTCGACCGACGGCGGGCGCAACTGGCGCACCGCGCGGCTGGAGGCGCCGGTGCTGTCCAAGTGCCTGACGCGCTTCAACCTGGATTGGGTCTGGGATGGGGGGGCCAGCGGCCCGGCCATCCTGCAAAGCCGCGCCATCGACGAGACCGGCTACGTGCAGCCGAAGCTGGGGCAGCTGCGCGCGGTGCGCGGCACGCGCTCGATCTATCACAACAACGCGATCCAGAGCTGGCAGGTGGCGGCGGGCGGCGAGGTGACCAATGTCCATGTGGGTTGA
- a CDS encoding ArsR/SmtB family transcription factor produces the protein MRIHAYTNILNGMEELDRVFEKVSGYFSLLAEPTRLKILHALCDGEKPVSTVVETVGSSQTNVSRHLNAMYRSGVLSRRKEANLVFYAIADESVIELCRTVCVQVASRLEDNALPSGVVDRFMAQPTPEAPARRRRTAG, from the coding sequence ATGCGCATTCACGCATATACGAATATATTGAACGGCATGGAAGAGCTGGATCGCGTGTTCGAAAAGGTATCGGGTTATTTCAGCCTGCTGGCGGAGCCGACGCGGCTGAAGATCCTGCACGCCTTGTGCGATGGCGAGAAGCCGGTCAGCACGGTGGTCGAGACGGTGGGTTCGTCGCAGACCAACGTGTCGCGGCATCTCAACGCGATGTACCGCTCGGGCGTGCTGTCGCGCCGCAAGGAGGCGAACCTGGTGTTCTACGCCATTGCGGACGAAAGCGTGATCGAGCTGTGCCGCACGGTCTGCGTGCAGGTGGCGAGCCGGCTGGAGGACAATGCCTTGCCCTCCGGCGTGGTCGACCGCTTCATGGCACAGCCGACACCCGAAGCCCCGGCGCGCCGGCGGCGCACCGCAGGCTAG
- a CDS encoding EamA family transporter — MQARDRLLALAIVCVWGVNFVVIKVGLAGVPPMLLGALRFLLVAFPAIFFVPRPRVPWRLLLAYGATISLGQFAFLFYAMAVGMPAGLASLVLQSQAFFTLAIAALWLGEPVRWHNIAGMAVAACGLALIGAGAGGTGAMSVAGFVLTLCAAFCWASGNIVSKKIGPVDLLGLVIWGALVPIVPFALLSLWFEGPARIVQSVTQVSGLALFAVAYLAFAATVFGYTMWGRLLTRYPASQVAPLTLLVPVVGLVSAHALLGEDLSGAQWIGAAVVMAGLLLNVFGQRLWAGRALARR; from the coding sequence ATGCAAGCCAGAGACCGCCTTCTCGCCCTCGCCATCGTCTGCGTCTGGGGCGTCAATTTCGTTGTCATCAAGGTCGGGCTGGCCGGCGTGCCGCCGATGCTGCTGGGTGCGCTGCGCTTCCTGCTGGTGGCGTTCCCGGCGATCTTCTTCGTGCCGCGCCCGCGCGTGCCATGGCGGCTGCTGCTGGCCTACGGCGCGACCATCAGCCTGGGCCAGTTCGCCTTCCTGTTCTACGCCATGGCGGTCGGCATGCCGGCCGGCCTGGCGTCGCTGGTGCTGCAGTCGCAGGCCTTTTTCACGCTGGCGATCGCCGCGCTGTGGCTGGGCGAGCCGGTGCGCTGGCACAACATTGCGGGCATGGCGGTGGCGGCGTGCGGGCTTGCCCTGATCGGCGCCGGCGCCGGGGGCACCGGCGCCATGAGCGTCGCAGGCTTCGTGCTGACGCTGTGCGCGGCGTTCTGCTGGGCCAGCGGCAATATCGTCAGCAAGAAGATCGGCCCCGTGGACCTGCTCGGGCTGGTAATCTGGGGCGCGCTGGTGCCGATCGTGCCGTTCGCGCTGCTGTCGCTATGGTTCGAGGGCCCGGCGCGCATCGTGCAAAGCGTGACGCAGGTGTCGGGCCTGGCGCTGTTTGCGGTGGCGTACCTGGCGTTCGCGGCGACGGTGTTCGGCTACACCATGTGGGGCCGGCTGCTGACGCGCTATCCGGCCAGCCAGGTGGCGCCGCTGACGCTGCTGGTGCCGGTGGTGGGGCTGGTGTCGGCGCACGCGCTGCTGGGCGAGGACCTGTCCGGCGCGCAGTGGATCGGCGCCGCGGTGGTGATGGCGGGGCTGCTGCTCAACGTGTTCGGCCAGCGCCTGTGGGCGGGCAGGGCGCTGGCGCGCCGCTGA